From the Chloroherpetonaceae bacterium genome, the window AGCACACGCAAAATCCCCGAAAATCTCTTGCCGATTCTCTTCAAGGAAGAAGAAGGGTCATTTCTTGTCGGTGCGATTGCTGCCCTGACCAGCAAAACAGGTGTTATCGGCTTTGTGGGGGGCATGGATTCGCCCCTTATCAAAAAGTTTGAGCGCGGTTATACCAATGGTGCGAAATATGTTCGTCCTGACATCAAGGTCGAGGTTGGTTATGCAGGACTGAGCGGCGAGGGCTTCAAAAATCCTGCGAAAGGCAAGGAAATCGCTCTGATGCAGTACAGTAAAAATGCGGACATTATCTACCACGCATCAGGCATTACTGGGTTAGGCGTTTTTGAAGCTGCACGGGAAAAGCAGAAATTGGCTATCGGCGTTGATATGAACCAAGAGGCTGAAGCGCCTGGGCTGGTGCTCACCAGTATGGTGAAATTGGTCGACCAAGCGGTCTACAATGTGGCAAAGTCTGTCAAAGAAGGCACATTCAAGGGCGGCGCACCGCTAGTCTTGGGATTAGCAGAAAGAGGCGTCGACTACGTCTATAATGAAAAAAACCAATCGCTGATTACGCCCGAAGTGCGTGCAAAGGTCGAGGAACTTCGTGCTAAAATCATCAGCGGTGAGCTGAAACCACTTTAATTTCAAACTCAAAAAACTACTCAAACGATGAAAAGCCGTCTTTCTCTCAGCATGTTACTTTTTGTCGCGCTCTTAATTGGCTGCGGTCCCAGCAAAGAGCAACTCCAGACGCTTGAGGAGATGAAAAAAGCTGTCAGCGACTTTGCTGCTGCTCACGATGCTGTCATGAAAGAACATCAGCAGGCAGACGAAGCGCACAAGAAAATGGAAATGAAGTATGACTCTTTGAAAGCAGCTAGTCAGTCGAACCCCGCTTTGGATTCAATGGTTACGGCACACAGAGCGGTCTTGGCACAGCACGACGCCATGATGAAAGCTCATATGGACAAAATGAAAGCCCACGATGAGCTGGTCAAAAAATACACGACCAAAATCGGTGAGCTTTCAGAGATGAAAAAAGCACTTGAGCAAATCAAACAGGAGCAAGAGGCTATGCGTGCGGAACATAGTAAGATGCAGCAAGAGCACGCCAATATGGACGCTGACCACAAGAAGTTTGACGAACTGCTCTCTGCTCAAGCCAGCGCTGCGCAACCTAAAAATCAGCCAAAAAAGAAATAAATTACACGAGAAACCTGAAAGTCTATATGCCACTGACATTTGCAAGAGGCGTTAAAGTTGCGGCGCAGCACTGCGGGCATCTTGCTCGATTGGTGCTGGTTTTGTGGGTAGTGCTTGTAGCAGCGTGCCAGCCCCCTGCTCAAAACAAAGCGCTTATCGCAGAGATAGAGCAGTTTATCAGCACTCTCGAGCCTGAGATTGCCAAGTTCACAGAGAATCAAGAGCACATTAGTACAGAGCAGAAGGAGTTCAACGAAAAAAATGCTGCACTCAAAAAGAAGCTGGGCAAACACGACTCCACCTACAACGCTCTGACGAAGGCTCACCAGAAAATCGTTGACGAGCATGAAGCTAAGCTCAACTCGCTCAAAGATTTGATTGAGGCTAGCCGCGGACTTATTCCGAAGCTCCAAGACGGGTCATTTGCTTTTGACCGTCGGCTTATAGAGGAAGACTTCAAAGGTGGTGTCGTTGAAGGCAAGCCATTCGATGGCTTCAAGCAAAAAGCTGACAAGCTCCGCGCCGAACTGAGCAGTAACTATATGGACAGGCACAAAGAGCTTAAAGAGAAAATTAGGCGCTACGAAGCCCAGCTCGATAGTCTTGAACAAGCGGCAAAGATGGTTGCAACGGCTCCTACACCTCAAAGCCCAAAAACACGCAAGCGGTAAGTTGTTCCTTTCAGCAAGGCACTGTGGCAGACAAGGAAAATGAACGCTAATTAGACTTCGTTTGCCACCCTGAAAAAGGAGGTAAGTATGAACATTCTGGTTACTGGCGCAACGGGCTTTATCGGTGCTGCTGTAGCTCGCAAACTTGTTCAGCGTGGCGAGCAAGTTACGCTTCTGGTGCGTAACCCTCACAAGTTATACGCTGTAGAAGATATTCTCAGCTCAGTCGAGATTCGCTATGGCGACGTTACTGATTTGCCGTCGCTTATCACTGCCACGAAAGGCATCACGCATATCTACCACTGTGCGGGCAAAGCCTACATTGGCCCCAAACGAGAAGCTGAGTTATACGCTATCAATGTGCAAGGCACAAAGAACCTTCTGCAAGCAGCAGCTTACAACGATGTTCAGCGCATTGTCTATACCAGCTCCGTTTCTGCAATTGGCATCACAGGCACGAAACAGCCTGCTGACGAATCACAGCGATGGAACTTAGATACGCTTAACGTGCCTTACTACACAAGCAAACATCTGGCAGAGGAAGCTGTGCGAGAAGCTGCACAAAAAGGGCAGGACTGCGTGATTGTCAATCCAAGCTATGTGTTCGGTGCTGGCGATATCAATTTCCATGCTGGACAGTTAATTCGTGATTTATACTACCACAAAGTTCCTGTCTACCCGACTGGTGGTGTCTGCGTCGCAGATGTTGAAGATGTGGCGGAAGGACATCTTGCAGCAATGGAAAAAGGTCAGCGTGGCGAGCGCTACATTTTAGGCGGCGAAAATCTGACCTACAAACAAATCTTCGACATTATTTGCCGCGTGGTGGGCGCACCGAAAGTTCTTGTGCCACTCTCGGAGAGTATTGTGAAGATTTTTGTTGCGCTCACTGAAAAAGCGCGTCGCCTCAGACGCATCACCGCTTTAGCCAACCGAGAAATTCTCATATCTGCTACTAAGTTTTTCTATTTCACTTCTCAGAAGGCTATCAGTGAGCTTGGCTTTAGTAACGCTCGCAGCGTCGGTGATGCATTTGTGGAAACGATTGCACGCGCTTTTTCGTGGTATCGTGCTCACCGGTTAATTTAGGCTGGCAACGCCGCATCAGTGGTATTGAGGCTCTTCCCGATTGTGCATCGTTTCTCGATACTTTGCTCTGATGGGTTTTTCAGCTTGCGCTGGCTTGGTTAGTTAGGCTCACTTTTGAGGCACAGGTTTCATCTGCAGGTCTGAGATTTTGCTCAAGTGCAGGTAGGGTAATAAAGAATGTCGCACCCATATTTTTTCCTGCCGATTCTACCCATACCTTACCACCATGTCGTTCTACAATTTCCTTCACGATGAAAAGCCCTAACCCTGATGAACTTTCGTTGCCTGTTGGTTGAGCGCTAAGGCGCTGAAACTTGCCAAACGCATTCTTGACATCTGCTTCAGTTAGCCCCTGTCCCTCATCTCTGACAGCAAGCACTGCTTGTATGCGATGGTTCTCACGCCGTTCTTCTATCGTTACCCAGATGGTGGTATTGACAGGTGAATACTTAATAGCGTTGGAAATCAGGTTATCAATTACACACACTATTTTCTCAGCACGCATAGCCGCCACAATCTTTTGCCTGTAACCCCTCTCTCTTTGCGCCTCGGCAAAAGTTGTTTTAAGAGTGCTCGGGAAATTTTAACTTCCTCATTGTTGTTGCTCAGACTTACTAAGCAATTTGCGAGCCTCTGGCGGCTCTACACATAGATGACCTAACAATGAGATACGCTAGGCTTTCACGATTGGGATACTTCTTGCTGCTGGCAATGACTTTTTCTGCCTGCGCAACGGTTCAGAACACGGCATTGCAGATTCCAGAGCGCAAAGTTCAGCCCGCTGAGCCGACAAAACCCAATTTGGCGAAAGCCATGCGATATTTTGTGAGCGGTGCGCTTTACGAAGCTAAGGAACAATTCTCACAAGCGATTTTGGAGTATCAAGACGCTCTACGCTATGCGCCTAACGAAGCTGCTATTTACTTTTCCCTTGCAAAGTGTTATCAGCGACTTGGCAAATTAGACCAAGCGATTCAAGCTGCACAGAAGGCCACCTCACTGGATAGCACTAACAAGTGGTATGACCATCTGCTTGCACAAATTTACTTTGAAGCTCAGCAATACGATGCCTCCGCTGCCACCTTAGAGCGCTTTTTGAGCAAAGCTCCGCACGATGTCAATGCCCTCTACATGCTGGCTGCTGCTCATACTGCCAGTGAGAAGTATGACAAAGCAATTGAAGTCTATGACCGCATTCTGAAAGTTTCCGGCACTGACCTCGAAGCCCTTTACAAAAAATTGCTCTTGCAGCTTCAGCTCAAGCGCGATGACGAAGCCACGCTCACGCTTCTGCAAATGATTGTGATTGACCCCACCAATGATGATCTCTACTATATGCTGGCAGAGATTTACCTCAAATCGGCGCGCTATGAGGAAGCCCTTGCCACTTACGACGAGATTGCTGAGCGCACCCCGCACGAACCGCGTCTTTTTGCTGGCTACTCTGAAGTCTATATCCGTCAGCGCGACTGGAAACGCTTTGAAGCTATTGTTGAGAAAATGTTTGAGCATAGCTCCCGCACCAAAGAGGAGCGTATGACACTCGCCGAAGCCTACCTTAGCCGCGCTGCAAAAGATACGCTCTTTCTCAAACCTGCTGAGATTGTGCTAACCAAAGTGCAAAAGCTCTATCCCAAAGAGTGGAAACCGTATTGGTTTTTGGGTATTGTGCACATCGAGCAGCACAATCTTGCTCAGGCAATTGAGAATTTCAAGCAGCTCACCGTGCTGCGCCCTGATATGATTGCAGGCTGGGAGAATCTGGGCATTGCCTACCTGCAAAAAAATGAGATTGAACAAGCTATACTCACCTTCAAGCTCGCTTTGAAGCGACAACCGCAACCGACTTTCCGCTCGCAAATGCTTTTAGGCATTGCTCTCAGTCAAGCGAACCGTGACCGTGAAGCCGTGGATGTGCTTGAGGCAGCTTTGCAATCTACTGACCAAGGCACTTCTGCAGAACGGGTGCAAGCCTACAGCACACTCGGTATTGCATATGACCGACTTGGCAGACCTGAAGACAGCCAGCGCAGCTATGAGGCTGCCTTGAAGCTCGATCCCGAAAATGCACTTGTGCTTAATAACCTTGCCTACTCTTTGGCAGAGCGTAATCAGCAGTTAGAGCGCTGCCTTGAGATGGCAAAACTTGCGGTTCAAAAAGAGCCGAATAACGGCGCTTATCTGGATACAATTGGCTGGGTCTATTTCAAGCTTGGAAACTATGAAGAGGCTCGTATCTGGATTGAGAAAGCGCTGAGTGCTGGTCGCGAAAGCCCCGCTGTTTTGGAACACTTGGGCGATGTCTATCACAAACTTGGCAAACCTGACAAAGCCAGAGAATTCTGGCAACGTGCCTTGCAAATGAACAGCAGCAGTGTCTCCCTGCGTGAGAAAGTCAGCGGCGCACGTATGCCATAGTGCCGCTGTTCATTTCGCCTGAACACCCAGAATGCTTCTGTGTGTATTTTTGTCCTTTGCTAACTAATACCAACAAAGACGATGCGCATCATCGGTATTGACCCGGGCTCGCTTACTACTGGCTACGGCATTATTGATGCTGCATCACAGGCAGTTGCTGCTGTTGATTTCGGTGTTGTATGCACTCATGCCAAAGAGGAGATGGCACTTCGCCTCAAACATATCTACGACAGGCTGTCGCAGCTATTGCAGCAATACCGACCCACTCGCCTTGCACTGGAAACTGCCTTCTATGGCAAGAATGCACAATCTGCGTTGAAATTAGGTCAAGTGCGCGGTGTCGTGCTTTTGCTTGCGGTCAGCTACGGCTTAGAGATTACCGAATACTCACCCCGCGAAGTAAAACAAGCCCTCACTGGCAATGGCAACGCTGCAAAGGAACAGGTTGCCTTTATGGTGCGAAAGTTTCTCTGCCTTTCTGACACAGGTCCGTTCTTAGATGCCAGCGATGCCTTAGGCATTGCACTCTGCGATGCGCTCCGACATAACTCACCCCAAGCTGTTACCAAACGCACGCTTCAGCGTAAAAGCCAGAGTTGGAAACGTTTTCTTGAAGCTCATCCGCATCTCATTATTCAGTCTTAGCAATGAACAAGATTTACACTTTCTGGTCAAAGTTACGCTGGTATCACGGTGTGTTGTTCTTCTTTGTGATGAACTTGCTTTCGGGTGGCTGGATTGCCACGCGTTCTTATTTGGACGCTGTTGGTCGCCCACCGTTTATGCCACCTGACTGGGCTTTTGCGCCTATCTGGGTCGTGCTTCAAGCACTGATGGTGTGGGCTGGGTTTTTGCTCGTGCAAAAAATGCGCACAGAGCCGCAATACAC encodes:
- a CDS encoding BMP family ABC transporter substrate-binding protein: MQKTGVALLLCVMLLSCTAKRDPRRVVEPAGSANFRVGLVFDVGGRGDKSFNDAAYLGLERAARELSLKLEYIEPGEGADRRTALEQLAAQPDVKLIVGAGFIFTDDITDVAKAFPDKKFACVDYTLDSTRKIPENLLPILFKEEEGSFLVGAIAALTSKTGVIGFVGGMDSPLIKKFERGYTNGAKYVRPDIKVEVGYAGLSGEGFKNPAKGKEIALMQYSKNADIIYHASGITGLGVFEAAREKQKLAIGVDMNQEAEAPGLVLTSMVKLVDQAVYNVAKSVKEGTFKGGAPLVLGLAERGVDYVYNEKNQSLITPEVRAKVEELRAKIISGELKPL
- a CDS encoding SDR family oxidoreductase — encoded protein: MNILVTGATGFIGAAVARKLVQRGEQVTLLVRNPHKLYAVEDILSSVEIRYGDVTDLPSLITATKGITHIYHCAGKAYIGPKREAELYAINVQGTKNLLQAAAYNDVQRIVYTSSVSAIGITGTKQPADESQRWNLDTLNVPYYTSKHLAEEAVREAAQKGQDCVIVNPSYVFGAGDINFHAGQLIRDLYYHKVPVYPTGGVCVADVEDVAEGHLAAMEKGQRGERYILGGENLTYKQIFDIICRVVGAPKVLVPLSESIVKIFVALTEKARRLRRITALANREILISATKFFYFTSQKAISELGFSNARSVGDAFVETIARAFSWYRAHRLI
- a CDS encoding sensor histidine kinase gives rise to the protein MRAEKIVCVIDNLISNAIKYSPVNTTIWVTIEERRENHRIQAVLAVRDEGQGLTEADVKNAFGKFQRLSAQPTGNESSSGLGLFIVKEIVERHGGKVWVESAGKNMGATFFITLPALEQNLRPADETCASKVSLTNQASAS
- a CDS encoding tetratricopeptide repeat protein, with translation MRYARLSRLGYFLLLAMTFSACATVQNTALQIPERKVQPAEPTKPNLAKAMRYFVSGALYEAKEQFSQAILEYQDALRYAPNEAAIYFSLAKCYQRLGKLDQAIQAAQKATSLDSTNKWYDHLLAQIYFEAQQYDASAATLERFLSKAPHDVNALYMLAAAHTASEKYDKAIEVYDRILKVSGTDLEALYKKLLLQLQLKRDDEATLTLLQMIVIDPTNDDLYYMLAEIYLKSARYEEALATYDEIAERTPHEPRLFAGYSEVYIRQRDWKRFEAIVEKMFEHSSRTKEERMTLAEAYLSRAAKDTLFLKPAEIVLTKVQKLYPKEWKPYWFLGIVHIEQHNLAQAIENFKQLTVLRPDMIAGWENLGIAYLQKNEIEQAILTFKLALKRQPQPTFRSQMLLGIALSQANRDREAVDVLEAALQSTDQGTSAERVQAYSTLGIAYDRLGRPEDSQRSYEAALKLDPENALVLNNLAYSLAERNQQLERCLEMAKLAVQKEPNNGAYLDTIGWVYFKLGNYEEARIWIEKALSAGRESPAVLEHLGDVYHKLGKPDKAREFWQRALQMNSSSVSLREKVSGARMP
- the ruvC gene encoding crossover junction endodeoxyribonuclease RuvC, with product MRIIGIDPGSLTTGYGIIDAASQAVAAVDFGVVCTHAKEEMALRLKHIYDRLSQLLQQYRPTRLALETAFYGKNAQSALKLGQVRGVVLLLAVSYGLEITEYSPREVKQALTGNGNAAKEQVAFMVRKFLCLSDTGPFLDASDALGIALCDALRHNSPQAVTKRTLQRKSQSWKRFLEAHPHLIIQS